A genome region from Anastrepha obliqua isolate idAnaObli1 chromosome 4, idAnaObli1_1.0, whole genome shotgun sequence includes the following:
- the LOC129244331 gene encoding uncharacterized protein LOC129244331: protein MSQATTLSSNIADVTAAPANLAVAPSSSAAANHTAAMNYPVASNSIAPGNNLLILETCAANSAAAPQQASMAHRENLNAGIVYGTPSAPNTAHTMPSGRLLLQRNPPISPAHSINFAGSQGLRRRAELIQERNEILRQREALLREEHSFLDRIDAMGFDDDLDDGQCTVPRFSTSAHDSGPHSTQIIQPPANFITPFNIAASGGNNFTNTGSAPHDVNLISGSNAPQPGGGLTASVLQGLLDRIQSLEQQVRTYSTLNRGYSPPQPQPAQTTLPTAGHVNSLSFGASTSRRLSRDQIASRNSLAKELPKYDGKPTEWPLFYAAYNQSTEVCGFSDDENLIRLRQALEGPARNAVKNLLLHSSCVPQIIATLQMRFGRPELIISVLQRQIYELPLPSESQLESIVDFAVEVQNICATMSASGLTSHLNNPDLEQKLVSKLPGLLPAYWGMHKQSLPICNLQHFSDWLFLLAQGANSVIVPKESTKVRKRGAINYHFNAVRCIVCEENCSDVSKCVYFKGLTRSQKWGIVRKLKLCHRCLKGHPTAGCKSTAPCNVNSCTRNHHPLLHNAELAAKDAPNNGKGVTTMRAVNVNMHNVGQGSTIFRILPVVLHSGERSVSTYAFIDDGSSLTLIDEELLNKLNIKGTPQPLCLRWTGDTHRYEDESVVVDLAISAKNGNKKFGLKGVHTVKKLDLPLQSINAAKLQSKFQYLKRLPLESYSNAVPQLLIGLNNAALGSPIKSLYGRENEPIAEKSKLGWTLKGQASSTNHDAAHPVFHICDCSAQAELVKITKSYICLDNLGVSAKSSALMSKEDEFAMVQLQQHTVRVGNRYRTSLLWKHPKMQLPNSLPMALFRAKCLLKKMQRDPNLAEVLQQKIDDYIQKGYARRMTPVDSAVERYWYLPVFAVINPNKPGKVRLVWDAAAKVDGISLNTMLLKGPDLTTPLLSVLFKFRQKRIAMSADIAEMFHQVQVREQDQNFMRFLWYEQNANEPTTFVMTVMTFGATCSPSCAQYVKNKNAEEFREEFPGASQCIIENHYVDDMLVSVDTEEEAIQLARDVRHVHAMGGFHIRIFLSNSSRVLAALNGSPTDALCLDFENEQPTEKVLGMWWVTSSDHFAFRVSSKYKNSDLLLSQRRPTKREVLSLVMTIYDPIGLIGFYVVYAKVILQEIWRAGCDWDDPIPDDQFAKWLRWIKLIPKIENLRIPRSYARITFDDTPKIELHTFVDASESSYAAVCYLRYSHGNSIDCMMIASQTRVAPLKLLSIPRLELKAALLGASLAKHIIESHSIHLDSSVYWSDSRTVLAWLYADHRRYKQFVAFRVSEILELTDVSEWRWVPTAANVADEATKWNGDPDFSNDSRWFSGPSFLYLPCDEWPMSNGPQSISTEELRPQFIGAHCIVSEQLLMVPKPERFSTWDRLLRATATTLYCARIWLSVVRDNQVLRGVVTTDDFRKAENFLWRKAQQDIFNDSITSLSVGKAVDKSSKIFKLSPYLDADGVLRIDGRVKIIGRTDQVLLPNNHHITNLIINHFHVKYHHVNSETVVNEIRQHFWILKLRIAVNRIRRSCQVCKNRSAQPRPPRMACLPTARIAQFCRPFSYVGVDYFGPLLVTVKRSTEKRYGVLFTCLTTRAVHLEVAYSLSTDSCILAVRNFMARRGSPLEIWSDNGTNFKGAERELKSAFTLVDQNRLTRTFTSAATNWHFISPASPHMGGAWERLVRSVKDVLQHILTSNCPNDEILRAALMEVEMTVNSRPLTYIPIDHEEEEALTPNHFLLGSSNGVKPIAEPVTEGVLMRRNWRTSQNLADAFWRRWLTEYLPTITRRTKWFEDVKTIKVGDIAYIVDPNNPRNSWPKGKVIGVRTSADGRVRSATLQTICGIYERPAAKIAVLDLKSSVHPNRQDIPGGSVTNSLAARSG, encoded by the coding sequence ATGTCGCAGGCTACTACATTGTCTTCGAACATAGCCGATGTGACCGCTGCGCCGGCTAATCTCGCCGTTGCACCTAGTTCCAGTGCCGCCGCCAATCACACCGCGGCAATGAATTATCCCGTTGCATCCAATTCGATCGCTCCGGGCAACAATTTGCTGATACTGGAAACGTGTGCCGCTAACAGTGCAGCTGCCCCACAACAAGCCTCGATGGCGCACCGCGAAAACCTGAATGCTGGTATTGTATATGGAACTCCCTCCGCGCCTAATACAGCGCACACCATGCCATCCGGTCGACTACTGCTCCAGAGAAACCCGCCGATTAGCCCCGCTCACTCCATTAACTTTGCTGGCTCGCAAGGGCTTCGCCGTCGAGCTGAGCTTATACAGGAGCGAAACGAAATTTTACGTCAGAGGGAGGCTTTGTTAAGAGAGGAGcatagttttttggatcgcaTAGATGCGATGGGCTTTGACGATGACCTAGATGATGGACAATGCACTGTACCTAGGTTTTCAACTTCCGCGCATGATTCAGGTCCACATTCAACGCAAATTATACAGCCACctgcaaattttattacaccTTTCAACATAGCTGCTTCCGGTGGCAATAATTTCACCAATACCGGCTCTGCCCCGCACGATGTCAATTTGATAAGTGGATCAAATGCCCCGCAGCCAGGAGGGGGTCTAACAGCATCTGTTCTTCAAGGCCTATTAGACAGAATACAGTCACTCGAACAGCAAGTACGCACGTATTCGACACTCAATCGAGGATATTCTCCGCCACAACCGCAACCGGCACAAACTACTTTGCCAACAGCTGGGCACGTTAATAGTTTATCTTTCGGTGCCTCGACTTCTCGACGCTTGAGTAGAGACCAGATTGCTTCTCGTAACAGCCTTGCTAAAGAGTTGCCGAAATATGATGGCAAGCCAACTGAGTGGCCGTTATTTTATGCCGCATATAACCAATCGACTGAGGTTTGTGGATTCTCGGACGATGAGAATCTTATAAGACTGCGGCAGGCATTGGAAGGGCCAGCACGGAATgcagttaaaaatttattgttgcaTTCCTCTTGCGTGCCCCAAATTATTGCTACCCTTCAAATGCGATTTGGACGACCAGAATTAATTATCAGCGTTCTACAGCGACAAATTTATGAGCTTCCATTACCGTCAGAGAGTCAGCTGGAATCGATCGTCGACTTCGCCGTAGAAGTGCAGAACATCTGCGCAACAATGTCTGCGTCAGGCCTGACCAGCCATTTGAATAATCCCGATCTCGAACAGAAGCTGGTTTCGAAATTGCCTGGGCTACTACCAGCTTATTGGGGAATGCATAAGCAAAGTTTACCGATCTGTAATTTACAACATTTCAGTGATTGGCTTTTTCTACTAGCACAAGGCGCCAACTCTGTTATCGTGCCAAAGGAGTCAACAAAGGTGCGCAAACGGGGCGCAATTAATTATCATTTTAATGCGGTAAGATGTATCGTTTGTGAAGAAAATTGCAGTGATGTCTCTAAATGTGTCTATTTTAAGGGATTGACACGTAGTCAAAAATGGGGAATTGTTCGCAAGTTGAAACTTTGTCACCGATGCTTGAAGGGCCATCCTACAGCCGGTTGTAAATCGACTGCACCTTGCAATGTTAATAGTTGCACCCGTAATCACCATCCTCTGTTGCACAACGCAGAGTTAGCTGCTAAAGACGCTCCAAACAATGGCAAGGGCGTAACTACAATGCGGGCGGTCAACGTTAACATGCACAATGTGGGCCAAGGCAGTACCATTTTCCGTATCCTTCCCGTAGTTCTACACTCAGGCGAACGGAGTGTATCAACATACGCTTTCATAGACGATGGTTCGTCGCTCACCCTTATCGACGAAGAGCTGCTGAATAAGCTAAATATAAAGGGCACACCACAACCACTGTGCCTGCGCTGGACTGGTGATACACATCGGTATGAGGACGAGTCTGTGGTTGTCGACTTAGCCATATCAGCTAAAAACGGTAATAAGAAATTCGGGCTTAAAGGCGTTCACACAGTCAAAAAGCTTGACCTGCCTCTTCAATCGATTAACGCTGCTAAACTGCAgtccaaatttcaatatttgaaaaggTTGCCTCTGGAGTCCTATTCAAACGCGGTACCACAACTATTGATTGGTTTAAACAACGCTGCGCTTGGTTCTCCAATCAAATCTTTATATGGCCGTGAAAATGAGCCAATAGCAGAGAAGTCCAAACTCGGATGGACATTGAAAGGACAAGCATCAAGTACAAACCATGATGCGGCGCACCCTGTCTTTCACATTTGCGACTGCTCCGCACAGGCTGAACTCGTTAAAATTACTAAATCGTACATTTGCCTCGATAATTTAGGCGTGTCAGCCAAATCTTCTGCGTTAATGTCTAAAGAGGACGAATTTGCTATGGTGCAGCTACAACAACACACTGTGCGAGTTGGCAATCGATATCGAACCAGCTTATTGTGGAAGCACCCTAAAATGCAGCTACCCAATAGCCTACCAATGGCCTTATTTCGAGCGAAGTGTTTGCTGAAGAAGATGCAACGCGACCCTAACTTGGCTGAGGTGCTTCAGCAAAAAATTGATGATTATATTCAAAAGGGGTACGCTAGACGTATGACACCAGTCGACAGCGCCGTTGAAAGATACTGGTATCTACCGGTTTTTGCAGTAATTAACCCCAACAAACCAGGCAAGGTGCGCTTAGTCTGGGACGCAGCCGCGAAAGTTGATGGTATATCCTTGAATACCATGTTGCTCAAAGGCCCAGACCTAACGACCCCATTGTTGTCGGTGTTGTTTAAATTTCGACAAAAGCGAATTGCCATGTCGGCCGATATTGCTGAGATGTTTCACCAAGTTCAAGTCCGGGAACAAGATCAAAATTTCATGCGTTTTCTTTGGTATGAACAGAATGCCAACGAGCCAACTACATTCGTGATGACTGTTATGACCTTTGGGGCCACATGTTCGCCCAGCTGCGCTCAATATGTCAAGAACAAAAATGCAGAAGAATTTCGTGAAGAGTTCCCTGGTGCTTCGCAGTGCATAATAGAAAACCACTACGTAGACGATATGTTAGTTAGCGTGGATACTGAAGAAGAAGCTATTCAGTTAGCGAGAGATGTGCGTCACGTACATGCGATGGGAGGTTTTcacataagaatttttttatcgaattcAAGTCGTGTGCTAGCCGCCCTAAATGGCAGCCCCACTGATGCACTATGCCTTGATTTTGAGAACGAGCAGCCAACTGAGAAGGTACTAGGCATGTGGTGGGTTACCTCTAGTGACCACTTCGCCTTTCGTGTATCATCCAAATATAAGAATTCTGATCTGTTACTTTCTCAGCGGCGACCTACCAAGCGCGAAGTTTTGAGCTTGGTTATGACTATATACGACCCAATTGGGCTGATAGGTTTCTACGTTGTATACGCCAAAGTTATCTTGCAAGAAATATGGCGAGCTGGATGCGACTGGGACGACCCAATTCCAGATGACCAATTTGCGAAATGGCTGCGGTGGATTAAGCTTAttccaaaaatagaaaatctaAGGATTCCACGTTCTTATGCGCGAATCACATTTGACGATACACCTAAAATAGAGCTACATACCTTTGTAGATGCAAGCGAAAGTAGCTATGCAGCTGTATGCTACCTACGATACTCACATGGTAATTCAATCGACTGTATGATGATCGCCAGTCAAACCAGAGTGGCTCCGCTTAAATTATTATCCATACCTCGCCTGGAATTAAAGGCAGCACTGTTGGGAGCTAGCCTTGCTAAGCATATCATCGAGTCGCATTCTATCCACCTTGATAGCTCCGTATACTGGTCAGATTCACGAACGGTATTAGCCTGGCTGTATGCTGATCATCGCCGCTACAAACAGTTTGTGGCTTTCCGAGTTAGTGAAATTCTAGAACTTACCGACGTCAGTGAGTGGCGCTGGGTTCCGACTGCAGCAAACGTTGCTGACGAAGCCACCAAATGGAACGGTGATCCAGATTTTTCTAACGATAGCCGATGGTTTAGTGGACCATCCTTTTTATATCTTCCGTGTGACGAATGGCCCATGTCTAACGGACCACAAAGTATTTCAACAGAAGAACTCCGTCCTCAGTTTATTGGAGCTCATTGTATAGTTTCAGAACAACTTCTTATGGTGCCCAAACCTGAGAGATTTTCTACATGGGACCGTCTCCTCCGAGCCACCGCCACGACCTTGTACTGCGCTCGTATTTGGTTAAGCGTAGTGCGAGACAATCAAGTCTTACGTGGCGTTGTCACTACCGACGATTTTCGTAAGGCAGAAAACTTTCTTTGGAGGAAAGCCCAGCAagacattttcaatgattcgatAACATCTTTATCGGTTGGGAAGGCCGTTGACAAATCtagcaaaatattcaaattatcaCCCTATCTGGATGCCGATGGTGTTTTGCGAATAGATGGCCGAGTTAAAATAATAGGGCGCACGGACCAAGTTTTGCTGCCTAACAATCATCACATTACGAACTTAATTATAAATCACTTTCATGTCAAATATCATCATGTGAACTCGGAGACAGTGGTCAACGAAATTCGGCAACACTTTTGGATTTTAAAACTTCGCATCGCAGTTAATCGAATTCGACGCAGCTGTCAGGTATGCAAAAACAGAAGCGCTCAACCACGTCCACCTAGAATGGCTTGCTTACCTACAGCCCGCATCGCACAATTTTGTCGTCCATTTTCCTATGTAGGGGTTGACTACTTTGGCCCACTTCTGGTCACGGTTAAAAGGAGCACCGAAAAGAGATATGGGGTATTATTCACCTGTCTGACAACCAGAGCGGTGCATCTCGAAGTGGCATATTCGCTTTCTACAGACTCCTGCATTTTggccgtacgtaattttatgGCGCGTAGAGGGAGCCCATTGGAGATATGGAGTGACAACGGTACAAATTTCAAAGGCGCTGAGAGGGAACTGAAATCTGCGTTTACGCTCGTAGACCAAAATCGATTGACGAGAACCTTCACTTCGGCCGCAACCAACTGGCATTTCATATCACCCGCGTCTCCACACATGGGCGGAGCATGGGAGCGGCTAGTTCGCTCAGTCAAGGACGTCCTACAACATATATTGACATCTAACTGTCCAAATGACGAGATTCTTCGTGCTGCTTTAATGGAGGTGGAGATGACAGTTAACTCGCGACCGTTGACTTATATTCCTATTGACCACGAAGAAGAAGAGGCACTAACACCCAACCACTTCCTATTAGGCAGCTCCAATGGTGTTAAGCCGATTGCAGAACCAGTTACTGAGGGCGTCCTAATGCGTCGTAACTGGCGAACATCACAAAACCTTGCGGACGCGTTCTGGCGACGTTGGCTCACCGAATATTTGCCCACCATCACTAGGAGAACTAAATGGTTCGAAGacgtaaaaacaataaaagtcgGAGATATTGCATACATAGTTGATCCAAACAACCCAAGGAACTCTTGGCCCAAGGGTAAGGTAATTGGCGTGCGAACGAGTGCCGACGGAAGGGTTCGAAGCGCTACTCTCCAGACAATCTGTGGAATCTATGAAAGACCTGCTGCTAAAATAGCCGTTCTAGATCTAAAAAGCTCGGTACATCCCAATCGGCAGGATATACCAGGGGGGAGTGTTACGAACAGTCTGGCCGCACGGTCAGGATAG